From the Osmerus eperlanus chromosome 19, fOsmEpe2.1, whole genome shotgun sequence genome, one window contains:
- the LOC134039395 gene encoding amyloid beta precursor protein binding family B member 1-like isoform X2, with translation MSLEKTSDLVNENTCVSSTLTLDLRSPHSALLDADLCKNGKGTTTSSKKRHNYATSTPLDLLNGTMVDMDDGELSRREEERVRNHENEQGQSETGSNAKWVKEGQNQLRKVAERQQDHNRNHNGSPDDNPNQNSQDVEFQEDKSTLKTLRSLCSEVSEALLIDTSTAPQEEEEEEGEESLLLPGGERDTDSSEAQSSSESRREESADGRTSCPTSQGGRNGAPSDEDSSCMSLSQGSTANSSPDADPESYWDRSAFETDADLPAGWMRVRDTSGTYYWHIPTGTTQWEPPSPAEEGEPQERPSSTSPAVSPSEEPQLTWSGVSPRPNKFNDEDLWKEEDVNSDQSLKEFEGATLRYASINLSCSQSEGREKLDSLINDPDTKVFAVRSLGWVEISEEEMAPGKSSVAVNNCIRQLSYHKHNLHDTAGIWGEGKDMLLVLENETLNLIDPLGQTVLHSQPIVSIRVWGVGRDNGRDFAYVARDKLSHVLKCHVFRCDTPAKNIATSMHDICSKIMAQRKTSKTSVSKLNMDPSRLADIPFQEFPAPKNELVQRFQVCYLGNVPVAKPAGMDLVNVALETALNSKLKDEWPSVTVNVASATLTIIAAETQEVMSECRVRFLSFMGVGKDVHTFAFIMADGPGDFVCHMFWCEPNAASLSEAVQAACMLRYQKVLDARPPSSCLPGPQADSVARRVGSSMKKGVQNLLGSFKRSGAQTP, from the exons ATGTCTTTGGAGAAAACGTCTGACCTGGTTAATGAAAACACTTGCGTGTCCTCAACTTTAACCTTAGATCTCCGGTCCCCACATAGCGCTCTTCTTGACGCTGACCTGTGTAAAAATGGCAAAGGCACAACCACGTCCTCTAAAAAGCGCCATAATTATGCCACATCCACACCTTTGGACCTGTTGAACGGCACGATGGTGGACATGGACGACGGCGAGTTGAGCCGTCGCGAGGAGGAACGGGTTCGGAACCACGAGAACGAACAGGGGCAGAGCGAAACTGGAAGCAACGCCAAGTGGGTCAAAGAAGGTCAGAATCAACTGCGAAAGGTGGCGGAGAGGCAACAGGACCATAACCGCAACCACAACGGGAGTCCCGATGACAACCCCAACCAGAATTCTCAGGACGTGGAGTTTCAGGAGGACAAGAGTACCTTGAAGACCCTTCGGTCTCTGTGCTCTGAGGTCAGTGAGGCTCTTCTGATCGACACCTCCACTGCtcctcaggaggaggaggaggaggagggggaagagtctCTGCTCCTGCCCggcggggagagagacacagactcgTCGGAGGCTCAGAGCAGCAGTGagtccaggagagaggagagtgcggACGGACGGACCTCGTGCCCGACGTCTCAGGGGGGGCGAAACGGAGCCCCCAGCGACGAAGACTCCAGCTGCATGTCGCTGTCCCAAGGCAGCACGGCCAACAGCAGTCCTGATGCTGACCCAG AGTCGTACTGGGACCGCAGTGCGTTTGAGACGGATGCAGACCTTCCAGCGGGCTGGATGAGGGTGAGGGACACCTCGGGGACCTACTACTGGCACATCCCCACAGGCACCACCCAGTGGGAGCCCCCGTCCCccgcagaggagggggagcccCAGGAGAGGCCCTCCAGCACGTCCCCCGCCGTCTCCCCCAGCGAGGAGCCACAG TTGACATGGAGTGGGGTGTCTCCCCGCCCGAACAAGTTCAACGATGAGGACTTATGGAAG GAGGAAGATGTGAACTCTGACCAGAGCCTGAAGGAGTTTGAAGGAGCCACTCTGCGCTACGCCTCCATCAACCTCAG CTGCTCCCAGTCTGAGGGCAGAGAGAAGCTGGATTCTCTCATCAACGACCCAGACACCAAG gTGTTTGCGGTGCGCTCCCTGGGCTGGGTGGAGATATCCGAGGAGGAGATGGCCCCAGGAAAGAGCAGCGTCGCCGTGAACAACTGCATCCGCCAGCTGTCCTACCACAAGCACAACCTGCATGACACAGCCGGGAtctggggagag GGCAAAGACATGCTCCTGGTTCTCGAGAATGAGACGCTGAATTTGATTGACCCTCTGGGCCAGACTGTGCTGCACTCTCAGCCTATCGTCAGCATTCGAGTGTGGGGCGTGGGGAGGGACAATGGCAG GGACTTTGCCTACGTGGCCAGAGACAAACTGAGCCATGTGCTGAAGTGTCATGTGTTCCGGTGTGACACCCCGGCTAAGAACATAGCCACCAGTATGCACGACATCTGCTCCAAG ATCATGGCCCAGAGGAAGACTTCTAAGACGTCTGTGAGCAAACTCAACATGGACCCTTCCAGACTAGCTGACATTCCTTTCCAGG AATTCCCAGCACCAAAAAACGAGCTGGTCCAGCGTTTCcaggtgtgttacctgggtaACGTTCCTGTGGCCAAACCTGCAG GGATGGACCTAGTGAACGTTGCCCTGGAAACCGCGTTGAACTCCAAGTTGAAGGACGAGTGGCCGTCTGTGACCGTTAACGTGGCCTCCGCCACCCTGACTATCATCGCTGCCGAG ACGCAGGAAGTGATGTCGGAGTGCCGCGTGCGTTTCCTGTCCTTCATGGGCGTGGGGAAGGACGTCCACACCTTCGCCTTCATCATGGCCGACGGCCCCGGAGACTTTGTGTGTCACATGTTCTGGTGCGAGCCCAACGCTGCCAGCCTGAGTGAGGCTGTACAGGCCGCCTGCATG CTGCGCTACCAGAAGGTTCTAGATGCCCGGCCGCCCAGCTCCTGCCTGCCGGGGCCCCAGGCTGACTCTGTGGCCCGCCGCGTGGGCTCCAGCATGAAGAAGGGAGTCCAGAACCTCCTGGGCAGCTTCAAGAGGTCCGGGGCCCAGACGCCCTGA
- the LOC134039395 gene encoding amyloid beta precursor protein binding family B member 1-like isoform X1 — translation MSLEKTSDLVNENTCVSSTLTLDLRSPHSALLDADLCKNGKGTTTSSKKRHNYATSTPLDLLNGTMVDMDDGELSRREEERVRNHENEQGQSETGSNAKWVKEGQNQLRKVAERQQDHNRNHNGSPDDNPNQNSQDVEFQEDKSTLKTLRSLCSEVSEALLIDTSTAPQEEEEEEGEESLLLPGGERDTDSSEAQSSSESRREESADGRTSCPTSQGGRNGAPSDEDSSCMSLSQGSTANSSPDADPESYWDRSAFETDADLPAGWMRVRDTSGTYYWHIPTGTTQWEPPSPAEEGEPQERPSSTSPAVSPSEEPQLTWSGVSPRPNKFNDEDLWKEEDVNSDQSLKEFEGATLRYASINLSCSQSEGREKLDSLINDPDTKVFAVRSLGWVEISEEEMAPGKSSVAVNNCIRQLSYHKHNLHDTAGIWGEGKDMLLVLENETLNLIDPLGQTVLHSQPIVSIRVWGVGRDNGRDFAYVARDKLSHVLKCHVFRCDTPAKNIATSMHDICSKIMAQRKTSKTSVSKLNMDPSRLADIPFQEFPAPKNELVQRFQVCYLGNVPVAKPAGKEGFGMDLVNVALETALNSKLKDEWPSVTVNVASATLTIIAAETQEVMSECRVRFLSFMGVGKDVHTFAFIMADGPGDFVCHMFWCEPNAASLSEAVQAACMLRYQKVLDARPPSSCLPGPQADSVARRVGSSMKKGVQNLLGSFKRSGAQTP, via the exons ATGTCTTTGGAGAAAACGTCTGACCTGGTTAATGAAAACACTTGCGTGTCCTCAACTTTAACCTTAGATCTCCGGTCCCCACATAGCGCTCTTCTTGACGCTGACCTGTGTAAAAATGGCAAAGGCACAACCACGTCCTCTAAAAAGCGCCATAATTATGCCACATCCACACCTTTGGACCTGTTGAACGGCACGATGGTGGACATGGACGACGGCGAGTTGAGCCGTCGCGAGGAGGAACGGGTTCGGAACCACGAGAACGAACAGGGGCAGAGCGAAACTGGAAGCAACGCCAAGTGGGTCAAAGAAGGTCAGAATCAACTGCGAAAGGTGGCGGAGAGGCAACAGGACCATAACCGCAACCACAACGGGAGTCCCGATGACAACCCCAACCAGAATTCTCAGGACGTGGAGTTTCAGGAGGACAAGAGTACCTTGAAGACCCTTCGGTCTCTGTGCTCTGAGGTCAGTGAGGCTCTTCTGATCGACACCTCCACTGCtcctcaggaggaggaggaggaggagggggaagagtctCTGCTCCTGCCCggcggggagagagacacagactcgTCGGAGGCTCAGAGCAGCAGTGagtccaggagagaggagagtgcggACGGACGGACCTCGTGCCCGACGTCTCAGGGGGGGCGAAACGGAGCCCCCAGCGACGAAGACTCCAGCTGCATGTCGCTGTCCCAAGGCAGCACGGCCAACAGCAGTCCTGATGCTGACCCAG AGTCGTACTGGGACCGCAGTGCGTTTGAGACGGATGCAGACCTTCCAGCGGGCTGGATGAGGGTGAGGGACACCTCGGGGACCTACTACTGGCACATCCCCACAGGCACCACCCAGTGGGAGCCCCCGTCCCccgcagaggagggggagcccCAGGAGAGGCCCTCCAGCACGTCCCCCGCCGTCTCCCCCAGCGAGGAGCCACAG TTGACATGGAGTGGGGTGTCTCCCCGCCCGAACAAGTTCAACGATGAGGACTTATGGAAG GAGGAAGATGTGAACTCTGACCAGAGCCTGAAGGAGTTTGAAGGAGCCACTCTGCGCTACGCCTCCATCAACCTCAG CTGCTCCCAGTCTGAGGGCAGAGAGAAGCTGGATTCTCTCATCAACGACCCAGACACCAAG gTGTTTGCGGTGCGCTCCCTGGGCTGGGTGGAGATATCCGAGGAGGAGATGGCCCCAGGAAAGAGCAGCGTCGCCGTGAACAACTGCATCCGCCAGCTGTCCTACCACAAGCACAACCTGCATGACACAGCCGGGAtctggggagag GGCAAAGACATGCTCCTGGTTCTCGAGAATGAGACGCTGAATTTGATTGACCCTCTGGGCCAGACTGTGCTGCACTCTCAGCCTATCGTCAGCATTCGAGTGTGGGGCGTGGGGAGGGACAATGGCAG GGACTTTGCCTACGTGGCCAGAGACAAACTGAGCCATGTGCTGAAGTGTCATGTGTTCCGGTGTGACACCCCGGCTAAGAACATAGCCACCAGTATGCACGACATCTGCTCCAAG ATCATGGCCCAGAGGAAGACTTCTAAGACGTCTGTGAGCAAACTCAACATGGACCCTTCCAGACTAGCTGACATTCCTTTCCAGG AATTCCCAGCACCAAAAAACGAGCTGGTCCAGCGTTTCcaggtgtgttacctgggtaACGTTCCTGTGGCCAAACCTGCAGGTAAGGAAGGCTTTG GGATGGACCTAGTGAACGTTGCCCTGGAAACCGCGTTGAACTCCAAGTTGAAGGACGAGTGGCCGTCTGTGACCGTTAACGTGGCCTCCGCCACCCTGACTATCATCGCTGCCGAG ACGCAGGAAGTGATGTCGGAGTGCCGCGTGCGTTTCCTGTCCTTCATGGGCGTGGGGAAGGACGTCCACACCTTCGCCTTCATCATGGCCGACGGCCCCGGAGACTTTGTGTGTCACATGTTCTGGTGCGAGCCCAACGCTGCCAGCCTGAGTGAGGCTGTACAGGCCGCCTGCATG CTGCGCTACCAGAAGGTTCTAGATGCCCGGCCGCCCAGCTCCTGCCTGCCGGGGCCCCAGGCTGACTCTGTGGCCCGCCGCGTGGGCTCCAGCATGAAGAAGGGAGTCCAGAACCTCCTGGGCAGCTTCAAGAGGTCCGGGGCCCAGACGCCCTGA
- the LOC134039396 gene encoding tyrosine kinase receptor Cad96Ca-like, protein MQVLLKAGREGVYYKAKMLHSTCKGYTNVTCKLIKEAVPKKKIEREVKILRTLGTHKNLLQLLDWNITDTPYTLIMESVNCGTLRSFLQVNKERLKRESNLQTLLTTVAYHIAHAMLHLSSKLVIHCDLALRNIMVNSFPSEVKLTEFGLARDLTYMRSRRGIQKGVDKNKVPLRWYPPEFFQHKTYSFKGDVWSYGILLWEMETFGTLPYPDMATPDEVIRNVCSGYRNIDPESCRPEICQLMRSCWLDPFSLRPSFKDIVRVLENILEDDHDYVKLESIDQAFFVRGDR, encoded by the exons ATGCAGGTGCTCCTCAAAGCgggcagagagggagtgtaCTATAAGGCCAAAATGTTACATAGTACGTGTAAGGGATACACTAACGTAACCTGCAAATTAATAAAGGAAG CTGTACCAAAGAAGAAGatcgagagagaggtgaagatctTGAGGACGTTGGGAACACACAAGAACCTGCTTCAACTGTTGGACTGGAATATCACTGACA CTCCATACACATTGATCATGGAGTCAGTGAACTGTGGGACCTTGCGCAGCTTCCTCCAAGTCAACAAGGAgcggctgaagagagagagtaacctGCAGACCCTCCTGACCACAGTAGCGTATCACATCGCCCATGCCATGCTTCACCTGAGCTCCAAACTG GTGATCCACTGTGACCTGGCCCTGAGGAACATCATGGTCAACAGTTTCCCCTCTGAGGTGAAACTGACAGAGTTTGGCCTGGCCAGAGACCTCACCTACATGAGGAGCCGTCGTGGGATTCAAAAAGGCGTCGACAAG AACAAAGTACCTCTACGCTGGTATCCTCCTGAGTTCTTCCAACACAAAACCTACAGCTTCAAAGGAGATGTCTGGTCCTATGGAATTCTTCTGTGGGAGATGGAAACTTTTG GTACCTTGCCGTATCCAGATATGGCCACTCCTGATGAAGTGATACGTAACGTCTGCTCAGGATACAGGAACATAGATCCAGAGTCTTGCAGGCCAGAAAT ATGCCAATTGATGAGATCTTGCTGGCTGGATCCCTTCAGTCTTAGGCCCTCTTTTAAAGACATTGTCAGGGTCCTGGAGAACATTCTGGAAGATGATCAT GATTATGTGAAACTGGAAAGCATTGACCAGGCCTTTTTTGTGAGGGGTGATCGGTGA